The following are from one region of the Mycolicibacterium diernhoferi genome:
- a CDS encoding alpha/beta fold hydrolase, producing the protein MSVDRKTVSVDGLSTSYLEAGVGDPVVLLHGGEFGGSAEIAWENTIAALGQHYRVIAPDMLGFGESAKVVDFTDGRGMRIRHIARLCEVLGVTSAHFVGNSMGAINLLVDTTSERPVLPVRSLVAICGGGDIQRNEHVGALYDYDATFDAMRAIVAALFADPAYPADDAYVQRRYESSIAPGAWESLAAARFRRPGLEAPPTPSSQRAYERIRVPVLMIEGGADKLLPAGWAAQIAGQIRGATSAVVPDAGHCPHIEAPEVVNELLLDFLKGVS; encoded by the coding sequence ATGAGCGTTGACCGCAAGACCGTCAGCGTGGACGGCTTGAGCACCAGCTATCTGGAGGCGGGCGTCGGCGATCCGGTCGTGCTGCTGCACGGCGGTGAGTTCGGCGGCAGCGCCGAGATCGCCTGGGAGAACACCATCGCCGCGCTGGGGCAGCACTACCGGGTGATCGCACCGGACATGCTGGGTTTCGGGGAGTCGGCCAAGGTCGTCGACTTCACCGACGGGCGCGGCATGCGGATCCGGCACATCGCCCGGCTCTGTGAGGTGCTCGGTGTGACCTCGGCGCACTTCGTGGGCAACTCGATGGGCGCGATCAACCTGCTCGTTGACACCACCTCCGAGCGTCCGGTACTGCCGGTGCGGTCACTGGTGGCCATCTGCGGGGGCGGGGACATCCAGCGCAACGAACACGTCGGCGCACTGTACGACTACGACGCCACCTTCGACGCGATGCGCGCGATCGTCGCAGCTCTGTTCGCCGATCCGGCCTACCCGGCCGACGACGCCTACGTGCAGCGGCGCTACGAATCCAGCATCGCGCCCGGGGCCTGGGAGTCGTTGGCGGCGGCGCGGTTCCGCCGGCCGGGACTGGAGGCCCCGCCCACCCCGTCCAGTCAGCGGGCGTACGAGCGGATCAGAGTGCCGGTGCTGATGATCGAGGGCGGTGCCGACAAACTGCTTCCGGCGGGTTGGGCCGCGCAGATCGCCGGCCAGATCCGCGGGGCCACCTCCGCCGTGGTGCCCGACGCCGGGCACTGCCCGCACATCGAGGCACCCGAGGTCGTCAACGAACTGCTGCTGGACTTCCTGAAAGGCGTTTCATGA
- a CDS encoding M24 family metallopeptidase: MGTEIEADGRALRLSRRARALAQMEAHDLDMLVLGRQANVRYISGAPQLWVVGTRPFGPICEFVRATGEIHLNSTWDEGIPEEIPHENLYGFAWNPMTLVGILQNIEGADTVRRVGTDALTPMFAKLLPMAFPNAELVDAEPAMQAARRVKTPEEVQALRRALVVAEAGLAAGVAALGPGTTQGALAGAVLEAEAAGGVSTPATQDAAWVTSKQHPWRRADGDGAVRDGDLVALSAGVLAEGYVAEVARTLHVGEPTEAVRALYRRRDDLWDRLLGACRPGSPTSALLDAYQQAGEPLPVIPVAHGLGLGFDPPVVTPTLRATAEADILEEGMVMAVTAYVWEEGVGAVFTRDAVLITADGADVMSGAPAYGEAVHG; this comes from the coding sequence GTGGGAACTGAGATCGAGGCCGACGGCCGCGCGCTGCGCCTGAGCCGTCGAGCACGCGCACTCGCGCAGATGGAAGCACACGACCTCGACATGCTGGTGCTCGGCCGGCAGGCCAACGTCCGCTACATCAGCGGGGCACCGCAGCTGTGGGTGGTGGGCACCCGGCCGTTCGGGCCGATCTGCGAGTTCGTGCGGGCCACCGGCGAGATCCACCTCAACAGCACCTGGGACGAGGGCATCCCCGAGGAGATCCCACACGAGAACCTGTACGGCTTCGCGTGGAACCCGATGACCCTGGTCGGGATACTGCAGAACATCGAGGGGGCCGACACCGTACGACGGGTCGGAACCGACGCTCTGACACCGATGTTCGCCAAGCTGCTGCCGATGGCCTTCCCGAATGCGGAGTTGGTCGACGCCGAACCGGCCATGCAGGCCGCCCGTCGGGTCAAGACACCCGAGGAAGTTCAGGCGTTGCGACGCGCACTGGTGGTTGCCGAGGCGGGCCTGGCCGCAGGGGTCGCCGCGCTCGGCCCGGGCACCACGCAGGGCGCGCTCGCCGGTGCGGTGCTGGAGGCCGAGGCCGCCGGCGGGGTGAGCACCCCGGCGACCCAGGACGCTGCCTGGGTGACGTCCAAACAGCATCCGTGGCGGCGTGCCGACGGTGACGGCGCGGTCCGCGACGGTGATCTGGTCGCGCTGTCGGCCGGGGTGCTGGCCGAGGGATATGTCGCCGAGGTCGCCCGCACCCTGCACGTCGGCGAGCCGACCGAGGCCGTGCGCGCGCTGTACCGGCGGCGAGATGACCTGTGGGACAGGCTGCTCGGCGCCTGCCGACCCGGATCGCCGACCAGCGCGCTGCTGGATGCCTACCAACAGGCCGGCGAACCGCTGCCGGTGATCCCGGTGGCACATGGTCTCGGACTGGGCTTCGACCCACCGGTGGTGACACCTACTCTGCGGGCCACCGCGGAGGCAGACATTCTCGAGGAAGGCATGGTGATGGCGGTAACCGCCTATGTGTGGGAAGAGGGAGTCGGCGCGGTGTTCACCCGCGATGCGGTCCTGATCACTGCCGACGGCGCCGACGTGATGTCGGGCGCCCCGGCCTACGGCGAGGCCGTTCATGGCTGA
- a CDS encoding ferredoxin has translation MRITVNQDKCVSSGQCVLNAMDLFDQRDEDGVVELLVPEPGPDQADNARAAAAACPALAIDLEE, from the coding sequence ATGAGAATCACGGTGAACCAGGACAAATGCGTGTCATCGGGACAGTGCGTCCTGAACGCGATGGACCTGTTCGACCAGCGCGACGAGGACGGTGTCGTCGAGCTCCTCGTGCCCGAGCCCGGCCCGGATCAGGCCGACAATGCCCGTGCCGCCGCGGCGGCCTGCCCAGCCCTTGCCATCGATCTCGAGGAATGA
- a CDS encoding SDR family NAD(P)-dependent oxidoreductase, whose translation MSDELAGKVAVITGGASGLGEGLVRRFVAEGARVVFGDVDAEGGKALAEELGSAARFLVSDVTDLSQVAALVDTAVGDFGGLHVMVNNAGVSGTMHRRFLDDDLADFDSVLRVNLRAVMAGTRDAARHMADHGGGSIINLTSIGGIQAGGGVQTYRASKAAVIQFTKSVAIELAHYEIRVNAIAPGNIRTAIVRKSAAAEDRERLEEFEAKIRAQMRNDRPLKREGTVDDVAEAALYFATDKSRYVTGTILPIDGGTVAGKVIPRKS comes from the coding sequence ATGAGTGACGAACTGGCAGGCAAGGTCGCGGTCATCACCGGCGGGGCCTCCGGGCTCGGTGAGGGTCTGGTGCGCCGGTTCGTCGCCGAGGGTGCCCGGGTGGTGTTCGGGGACGTCGACGCCGAGGGCGGGAAGGCGCTGGCCGAGGAACTGGGCTCGGCCGCAAGGTTTCTCGTCAGTGATGTCACCGATCTGAGCCAGGTGGCGGCCCTGGTCGACACCGCCGTCGGGGACTTCGGCGGGTTGCACGTCATGGTCAACAATGCCGGCGTGTCGGGCACCATGCACCGCCGGTTCCTCGACGACGATCTCGCCGACTTCGACTCCGTCCTGCGTGTCAACCTGCGGGCGGTGATGGCCGGCACCCGCGATGCCGCCCGGCACATGGCCGACCATGGGGGCGGTTCGATCATCAACCTGACCTCCATCGGTGGCATCCAGGCCGGTGGGGGAGTGCAGACCTACCGGGCGTCCAAGGCCGCAGTCATCCAATTCACCAAGTCGGTGGCAATCGAGTTGGCGCACTATGAGATCCGGGTCAACGCGATCGCGCCCGGCAACATCCGCACCGCGATCGTGCGCAAGAGTGCGGCCGCCGAGGACCGCGAACGTCTCGAGGAGTTCGAGGCCAAGATCCGTGCCCAGATGCGCAACGACCGCCCGCTCAAGCGGGAAGGCACCGTCGATGACGTTGCCGAGGCCGCCCTGTATTTCGCCACCGACAAGTCCCGCTATGTCACCGGGACGATCCTGCCGATCGACGGCGGCACGGTGGCCGGCAAGGTGATCCCGCGCAAGTCCTGA
- a CDS encoding cytochrome P450, translated as MTEALTQTEIPDYPMERDLRCPFAPPPQMLGNAKGLSRVKIWNGDTPWLITGYEEARTLFADSRVSVDDRRSGFPHWNEHMLATVDKRPRSVFTSDAEEHTRFRRMLSKPFTFRRVEGLRPVIQKITDECIDEILAGPQPADIVDKLALPVPTVVISEMLGVPYEDHEFFQEHANAGLARYAAADAMQKGAMSLHQYLIDLIEKKQAEPAEDAVSDLAERVTAGEISVKEAAQLGTGLLIAGHETTANVIGIGVLALLENPEQADFLRNTEDPKAIANAVEELMRYLSIIQNGQRRVAIEDIEISGETIRAGEGIIIDLAPANWDAKAYPEPDKLDLSRDAGQQLGFGYGRHQCVGQQLARAELQIVFHTLLRRIPTMRLAIPFDEVPFKHDRLAYGVYELPVTW; from the coding sequence ATGACCGAAGCACTGACCCAGACCGAAATCCCCGACTATCCGATGGAGCGCGATCTGCGCTGCCCGTTCGCCCCGCCGCCACAGATGCTGGGCAACGCCAAAGGCCTGTCCCGGGTGAAGATCTGGAACGGCGACACCCCGTGGCTGATCACCGGCTACGAGGAGGCCCGCACCCTGTTCGCCGACTCCCGGGTCAGCGTCGACGACCGCCGCTCCGGCTTCCCGCACTGGAACGAGCACATGCTCGCCACCGTGGACAAGCGGCCGCGCTCGGTGTTCACCTCCGATGCCGAGGAGCACACCCGCTTCCGCCGGATGCTGTCCAAGCCGTTCACCTTCCGGCGGGTGGAGGGGCTGCGCCCGGTCATCCAGAAGATCACCGACGAGTGCATCGATGAGATCCTGGCCGGGCCGCAGCCCGCCGATATCGTGGACAAGCTCGCCCTGCCGGTGCCGACCGTGGTGATCAGCGAAATGCTCGGCGTGCCCTACGAAGACCACGAGTTCTTCCAGGAGCACGCCAATGCCGGCCTGGCCCGCTACGCCGCGGCGGACGCCATGCAGAAGGGCGCGATGAGTCTGCACCAGTATCTGATCGACCTGATCGAGAAGAAGCAGGCCGAGCCCGCCGAGGACGCGGTGTCCGATCTGGCCGAGCGCGTCACCGCCGGGGAGATCAGCGTCAAGGAGGCCGCCCAGCTGGGGACCGGCCTGCTGATCGCCGGCCATGAGACCACCGCCAACGTCATCGGTATCGGTGTGCTTGCGCTGCTGGAGAATCCGGAACAGGCCGACTTCCTGCGCAACACCGAGGATCCCAAGGCCATCGCGAACGCGGTCGAGGAACTGATGCGCTATCTCTCGATCATCCAGAACGGCCAGCGCCGGGTCGCCATCGAGGACATCGAGATCAGTGGCGAGACCATCCGCGCCGGCGAGGGCATCATCATCGACCTGGCCCCGGCGAACTGGGACGCCAAGGCCTACCCGGAGCCCGACAAGCTGGATCTGAGCCGGGATGCCGGCCAGCAGCTCGGCTTCGGTTACGGCCGGCATCAGTGCGTCGGCCAGCAACTGGCCCGCGCCGAACTGCAGATCGTGTTCCACACCCTGTTGCGTCGTATCCCCACCATGCGCCTGGCCATCCCGTTCGACGAGGTGCCGTTCAAACACGACCGCCTCGCCTACGGCGTCTACGAACTTCCGGTGACCTGGTAG
- a CDS encoding LLM class flavin-dependent oxidoreductase — MKISLFYEFPLPRPWSEDDEHQLFQHGLDEVEAADKAGFSTVWLTEHHFLEEYCHSTAPEMFLAAASQRTKDIRLGFGVMHLPPPINHPARIAERVATLDHLSNGRVEFGTGEGSSVAELGGFDIDPADKRTMWEEALEVSIRCMTEAPFTGFKGEHVEMPARNVIPKPLQSPHPPVWVACTRPSSVQMAAQKAIGALSFAYTGPEALKDRVDGYYKEFEEAGAPVTPAINPNILAIGGDLSMMVAKTDEEALKRLGTGGGFFSFGIMHYYLTGMHTPGRTGVWDLYQEAVKEDPTLAYGPGRGAIGSPETVREFLRGYEASGVDEIILLLNPRSHEGTMESIEIMGKEILPEFIERDAKAVAAKATRLAPVIEKVEARRQPSEAPLFDETYSFGGLPTGRGGKFTAGEIPEAMAEINEGRVKAAQLEKEQREAGG; from the coding sequence ATGAAGATCTCGCTGTTCTACGAATTCCCGTTGCCGCGCCCGTGGTCCGAGGACGATGAGCACCAGCTGTTCCAGCACGGTCTGGACGAGGTGGAGGCGGCGGACAAGGCGGGGTTCTCGACGGTCTGGCTCACCGAGCACCACTTCCTGGAGGAGTACTGCCATTCCACCGCGCCGGAGATGTTCCTCGCCGCGGCGAGCCAGCGCACCAAGGACATCCGCCTCGGCTTCGGCGTCATGCATCTGCCGCCGCCGATCAACCACCCGGCGCGCATCGCCGAGCGGGTGGCCACCCTGGACCACCTGTCCAACGGGCGGGTGGAGTTCGGCACCGGTGAGGGTTCCTCGGTCGCCGAGCTGGGCGGCTTCGACATCGACCCGGCCGACAAGCGCACCATGTGGGAGGAAGCCCTCGAGGTGTCCATCCGCTGTATGACCGAGGCGCCGTTCACCGGGTTCAAGGGTGAGCACGTCGAGATGCCGGCCCGGAACGTCATCCCCAAGCCGCTGCAGTCGCCGCACCCGCCGGTGTGGGTGGCCTGCACCCGCCCGTCGTCGGTGCAGATGGCCGCTCAAAAGGCCATCGGCGCACTGAGTTTCGCCTATACCGGGCCGGAAGCGCTCAAGGACCGGGTGGACGGCTACTACAAGGAGTTCGAGGAGGCCGGCGCCCCGGTCACCCCGGCCATCAACCCGAACATCCTGGCCATCGGCGGGGACCTGTCGATGATGGTGGCCAAGACCGACGAGGAAGCTCTCAAGCGGCTCGGCACCGGCGGCGGCTTCTTCTCGTTCGGCATCATGCACTACTACCTGACCGGTATGCACACTCCCGGGCGCACCGGGGTGTGGGACCTTTACCAGGAGGCGGTCAAGGAGGATCCGACCCTGGCCTACGGTCCGGGACGCGGCGCCATCGGCTCCCCGGAGACCGTGCGCGAGTTCCTGCGCGGCTACGAAGCCAGCGGCGTCGACGAGATCATCCTGTTGCTGAACCCGCGCAGCCACGAGGGCACCATGGAATCCATCGAGATCATGGGCAAGGAGATCCTGCCCGAGTTCATCGAGCGGGATGCAAAGGCGGTGGCGGCCAAGGCCACCCGGCTGGCCCCGGTGATCGAGAAGGTCGAGGCCCGGCGGCAACCGTCGGAGGCTCCGCTGTTCGACGAGACGTACTCCTTCGGCGGTCTGCCCACCGGCCGCGGCGGCAAGTTCACCGCGGGGGAGATCCCCGAGGCCATGGCCGAGATCAACGAGGGCCGCGTCAAGGCCGCCCAGTTGGAGAAGGAACAGCGCGAGGCCGGCGGCTGA
- a CDS encoding cyclase family protein: MNDFRRVADDVRNWGRWGDDDELGTLNFITADKVAEAAATVKKGTVISLGGDFGANGPQGAFKFRQNPVHVMTVDGGDAQTLVEYAPGWARNSVAQELSSFFVDNPFRFNDDMIVMPLQAATQWDALSHVYYEDKLYNGFPADSVTSFGAYHCGIDKVDVKGITSRGVLLDVVAHRGAEVFCEPGNPITPAELDDIVAEQGIEIRRGDVVVVHTGWWTRFLSTGDGQEAGSGLDWTCASWLHDHEVAAVAADNLMVEDPDPANGVEGTFLPMHMLCLRDMGLMLGEYWDLGALAADCAADGVYEFQLIAPPLKVVGAVGAPVSPIAIK; this comes from the coding sequence ATGAACGATTTCCGTCGTGTCGCCGACGATGTCCGCAACTGGGGACGCTGGGGCGACGACGACGAACTCGGCACCCTGAACTTCATCACCGCCGACAAGGTGGCCGAGGCGGCCGCAACGGTCAAGAAAGGCACCGTCATCTCGCTCGGTGGTGACTTCGGTGCCAACGGCCCGCAGGGCGCGTTCAAGTTCCGGCAGAACCCGGTACACGTGATGACCGTGGACGGCGGGGATGCGCAGACCTTGGTCGAGTACGCGCCGGGCTGGGCCCGCAACTCGGTTGCGCAGGAACTCAGCTCGTTCTTCGTCGACAACCCGTTCCGGTTCAACGACGACATGATCGTGATGCCGCTGCAGGCCGCCACCCAGTGGGACGCGCTGTCGCACGTCTACTACGAGGACAAGCTGTACAACGGATTTCCGGCCGACTCGGTGACCAGTTTCGGGGCGTATCACTGCGGCATCGACAAGGTCGACGTCAAGGGCATCACGTCTCGTGGGGTGTTGCTCGACGTGGTGGCCCACCGCGGGGCCGAGGTGTTCTGCGAGCCGGGCAACCCGATCACCCCGGCCGAACTCGACGACATCGTGGCCGAGCAGGGCATCGAGATCCGCCGCGGCGACGTCGTGGTGGTGCACACCGGTTGGTGGACGCGGTTCCTGTCCACCGGTGACGGGCAGGAGGCCGGCTCGGGCCTGGACTGGACGTGTGCGTCGTGGCTGCACGATCACGAGGTGGCCGCGGTGGCCGCCGACAACCTGATGGTGGAGGACCCCGATCCGGCCAACGGGGTCGAGGGCACCTTCCTGCCGATGCACATGCTGTGCCTGCGCGATATGGGTCTGATGCTGGGTGAGTACTGGGATCTGGGCGCGCTGGCCGCCGACTGCGCGGCCGACGGGGTCTACGAATTCCAGCTGATCGCACCGCCGCTGAAGGTGGTCGGCGCGGTCGGGGCCCCGGTCAGCCCGATTGCGATCAAATGA
- a CDS encoding M24 family metallopeptidase, whose amino-acid sequence MTASTQSGVTQIARTGYTWLDIPDEPDFARLRREVGARLQAAMAEQGVDALVLLGNSNVMYATGISWPLADAGLSHVERPVAIVLAGDEHPHLFLPFREGAASESGLPADHLHGPVYLEFDEGVAQFGKILAGMVPVNATLGVDELTGSMRRAGTALFPEPPVDAAPVIGAAKLVKTIDQIACIRRACQITEQAVAEIQRSLAPGARQIDLSAEFVRRTFELGATTNMFDSIWQVMPTSKAEGTWTTTGDLALPLLTTEREVAQGDVLWTDVSIAYHGYCSDHGRTWIVGQDPTPAQQEQFDKWRTIVDAVLAVTKAGATCGDLGRAATAAAGGHKPWLPHFYLGHGIGTSAAEMPMIGTDLGQEWDDNFVFPDGMLLVFEPVVWEDGTGGYRGEEIVVVTEGGWMPLTAYPYDPYEVSGGN is encoded by the coding sequence GTGACCGCATCCACGCAGTCCGGCGTCACGCAGATCGCCCGGACCGGCTACACCTGGCTCGACATCCCCGACGAACCGGACTTCGCCCGGCTGCGCCGCGAGGTCGGCGCCCGCCTGCAGGCGGCGATGGCCGAGCAGGGGGTGGACGCGCTGGTACTGCTGGGCAACAGCAATGTCATGTACGCCACCGGCATCAGCTGGCCGCTGGCTGACGCCGGGCTCTCGCACGTCGAGCGCCCGGTGGCGATCGTGCTGGCCGGCGACGAGCATCCGCACCTGTTCCTACCCTTCCGGGAGGGTGCGGCCTCGGAGTCCGGCCTGCCCGCGGATCACCTGCACGGACCCGTCTACCTCGAATTCGACGAGGGTGTCGCGCAATTCGGCAAGATCCTGGCCGGCATGGTTCCGGTGAACGCCACCCTCGGCGTCGACGAGCTGACCGGATCCATGCGCCGGGCCGGCACCGCGCTGTTCCCCGAGCCGCCGGTCGATGCCGCCCCGGTGATCGGCGCGGCGAAACTGGTCAAGACCATCGACCAGATCGCCTGCATCCGGCGGGCCTGCCAGATCACCGAGCAGGCCGTCGCCGAGATCCAGCGATCGCTGGCACCCGGCGCGCGCCAGATCGACCTGTCCGCCGAATTCGTACGCCGCACCTTCGAACTCGGCGCCACCACCAACATGTTCGACTCCATCTGGCAGGTGATGCCCACCTCGAAGGCCGAGGGCACCTGGACCACCACCGGCGATCTGGCGCTGCCGCTGCTGACCACCGAACGCGAGGTGGCCCAGGGGGACGTGCTGTGGACCGACGTGTCCATCGCCTACCACGGCTACTGTTCCGATCACGGACGAACCTGGATCGTCGGGCAGGATCCGACACCGGCCCAACAGGAACAGTTCGACAAGTGGCGCACCATCGTGGACGCCGTGCTGGCGGTGACCAAGGCAGGCGCCACCTGTGGTGATCTCGGGCGGGCCGCGACCGCCGCCGCGGGCGGGCACAAGCCGTGGCTGCCGCACTTCTACCTGGGCCACGGCATCGGCACCAGTGCCGCCGAGATGCCGATGATCGGCACCGACCTGGGCCAGGAATGGGATGACAACTTCGTCTTCCCGGACGGGATGCTGCTGGTGTTCGAGCCGGTGGTCTGGGAGGACGGCACCGGCGGCTACCGCGGCGAGGAGATCGTGGTGGTCACCGAGGGTGGCTGGATGCCGCTGACCGCTTATCCGTACGACCCCTATGAGGTGTCCGGTGGGAACTGA
- a CDS encoding amidohydrolase family protein: MSTATALYPPEGFGAPKHRKGHAVGDLGLPAGTEIFSADNHISVADDIFYDRFPEELKGAAPRIWYEDGAYMVGMKGKAWTGGDFGRVLMQYDDLAGAASNNIEARIRELKEDGIDKELAFPNAVLALFHYPDKSLRERVFRIYNEHIAELQERSNGHFYGVGLINWWDPKGTRSTLAELKALGLKTFLLPLNPGKDDDGNIYDYGSTDMDAVWDEIEDAGLPVSHHIGETPPKTPCQNNSVVVGMMVNVDSFREQFAKYLFSGILDRHPSLNIGWFEGGIAWVPTALQDGEHMLASYRHMFNHELQHDIRYYWNNHMSASFMVDPLGLRLIDEIGVDNVMWSSDYPHNESTFGYSEKSLATVVEAVGPEAATKIVSTNIQKFLGLS, from the coding sequence ATGTCTACAGCCACTGCTCTCTATCCGCCCGAGGGTTTCGGTGCACCCAAGCACCGTAAGGGGCACGCCGTCGGTGACCTCGGCTTACCTGCGGGCACCGAGATCTTCTCGGCCGACAACCACATCTCGGTGGCCGACGACATCTTCTACGACCGTTTCCCCGAGGAGCTCAAGGGCGCCGCCCCGCGGATCTGGTACGAGGACGGCGCCTACATGGTCGGGATGAAGGGCAAGGCCTGGACCGGCGGTGACTTCGGCCGGGTGCTCATGCAATACGACGACCTGGCCGGTGCCGCGTCGAACAACATCGAAGCCCGCATCCGCGAGCTCAAAGAGGACGGCATCGACAAGGAACTGGCCTTCCCCAACGCGGTGTTGGCCCTGTTCCACTACCCGGACAAGTCGTTGCGGGAGCGGGTCTTCCGTATCTACAACGAGCACATCGCCGAGCTGCAGGAGCGCTCCAACGGGCACTTCTACGGCGTCGGGCTGATCAACTGGTGGGACCCGAAAGGCACCCGCAGCACCCTGGCCGAGTTGAAGGCGCTGGGGCTCAAGACGTTCCTGCTGCCGCTGAACCCCGGCAAGGACGACGACGGCAACATCTACGACTACGGCAGCACCGATATGGACGCGGTGTGGGATGAGATCGAGGACGCCGGACTACCGGTCAGCCATCACATCGGTGAGACCCCGCCGAAGACGCCGTGCCAGAACAACAGCGTGGTGGTCGGCATGATGGTCAATGTCGACTCGTTCCGCGAGCAGTTCGCCAAGTATCTGTTCTCCGGCATCCTGGACCGGCACCCCAGCCTCAACATCGGCTGGTTCGAGGGCGGCATCGCCTGGGTGCCGACGGCCCTGCAGGACGGCGAACACATGCTGGCCTCCTACCGGCACATGTTCAACCACGAACTACAGCACGACATCCGGTATTACTGGAACAATCACATGAGCGCATCGTTCATGGTGGACCCGCTGGGACTGCGGCTGATCGACGAGATCGGCGTGGACAACGTGATGTGGTCCTCCGACTACCCGCACAACGAATCCACCTTCGGCTACTCGGAGAAGTCGTTGGCCACCGTCGTGGAGGCTGTCGGGCCGGAGGCGGCCACCAAGATCGTGTCCACCAACATCCAGAAGTTCCTGGGCCTCTCGTGA
- a CDS encoding TetR/AcrR family transcriptional regulator, whose translation MTAARPLRTDRASTTREAILTAAERLYAEHGVFAVSNRQVSEAAGQGNNAAVGYHFGTKTDLVRAIEQRHREPIEEIRERLIAQTDAHTDLRGWVGCLVRPLTDHLDALGNPTWYARFAAQAMTDPAYHGIVVKDALSSASLVQVIEGINRCLPDLPAEVTYERNIMARNLLMHSCADRERALTAGAAPAGRTWAAAGAGLIDAIVGLWIAPVTGGPA comes from the coding sequence GTGACGGCAGCCAGACCTCTGCGCACCGACCGGGCCAGCACCACCCGGGAGGCCATCCTCACCGCTGCCGAACGGCTCTACGCCGAACACGGCGTCTTCGCCGTTTCCAACCGTCAGGTCAGTGAGGCTGCCGGACAAGGGAACAACGCCGCCGTCGGCTATCACTTCGGCACCAAGACCGACCTGGTGCGGGCCATCGAGCAGCGGCACCGGGAGCCGATCGAGGAGATCCGCGAACGCCTGATCGCGCAGACCGATGCGCACACCGACCTGCGTGGCTGGGTGGGGTGCCTGGTGCGCCCGCTCACCGACCACCTGGACGCGCTCGGCAACCCCACCTGGTATGCCCGGTTCGCGGCCCAGGCCATGACCGACCCGGCCTACCACGGCATCGTGGTCAAGGACGCGCTGAGCTCGGCATCGCTGGTTCAGGTCATCGAGGGCATCAACCGGTGCCTGCCCGATCTGCCGGCGGAGGTCACCTATGAGCGCAACATCATGGCGCGAAACCTGCTGATGCACAGCTGCGCCGACCGGGAGCGGGCGCTCACCGCGGGCGCGGCGCCGGCGGGCCGGACATGGGCCGCCGCCGGTGCCGGGCTGATCGATGCGATCGTCGGGTTGTGGATTGCTCCGGTCACCGGGGGGCCGGCATGA
- a CDS encoding coniferyl-alcohol dehydrogenase produces the protein MNERLWRYDGRRAVVTGCASGIGAHLATQLADLGAHVTGLDLRRPERSPAEFVEVDFADPASIDRAVGAIEGPVDALFNVAGVSSGIGNPLLVVTINFLGMRHFTEALLDRMKPGSAIANVSSLAASNYLANAAVTAGLLATGSMAEGISWCEDNPAALADGGYRLSKEAVILYGMTRALDLGERGIRINCTGPGVTETPILDQLKSAYGQDYLEAFPTLLGHVCGPDEQASVLAFLNSPAASYISGQVIWVDGGSVANKIAEGLEVPR, from the coding sequence ATGAACGAACGACTCTGGCGGTATGACGGCCGCCGGGCGGTGGTGACGGGGTGCGCTTCCGGGATCGGCGCGCACCTCGCCACCCAGCTGGCCGACCTCGGCGCCCACGTCACCGGGCTCGATCTGCGCCGGCCCGAACGGTCTCCGGCGGAGTTCGTCGAGGTGGACTTCGCCGACCCCGCGTCGATCGATCGCGCCGTCGGGGCCATCGAGGGCCCGGTCGACGCGTTGTTCAACGTGGCCGGGGTGTCCTCCGGGATCGGCAACCCCCTGCTGGTGGTGACGATCAACTTCCTCGGCATGCGGCACTTCACCGAGGCTCTGCTGGACCGGATGAAACCCGGTTCGGCGATCGCCAACGTGTCGTCGTTGGCCGCGTCCAACTACCTGGCCAATGCCGCGGTGACCGCGGGGCTGCTGGCGACCGGCTCGATGGCCGAGGGCATCTCGTGGTGTGAGGATAACCCGGCCGCGCTGGCCGACGGCGGATACCGGCTGTCCAAGGAGGCCGTCATCCTCTACGGCATGACGCGGGCGCTGGACCTCGGCGAGCGCGGCATCCGCATCAACTGCACCGGGCCGGGCGTCACCGAGACGCCCATCCTCGACCAGTTGAAGTCGGCCTACGGCCAGGACTATCTCGAGGCGTTCCCGACGCTGTTGGGCCACGTGTGCGGCCCCGACGAACAGGCGTCGGTGCTGGCATTCCTGAACAGTCCTGCTGCCAGTTACATATCCGGACAAGTGATCTGGGTGGATGGCGGTAGTGTCGCCAACAAGATCGCCGAGGGACTGGAGGTTCCCCGATAG